In Paenibacillus sp. 1781tsa1, one DNA window encodes the following:
- a CDS encoding carbohydrate ABC transporter permease, with protein sequence MKAINTGDSLQKKSNLTGWAFVLLAVIGIVAFYFYPMIQALLLSFKSGKGANLEFSGLANYKRLLVDTTFRTALSNTFIYLIIQVPVMIILGLFISVLLNDSTLRFRSFFRTAIFLPCVTSLVAYSVVFKYLFAPDGMVNQFLMGLHIIGDPIQWITDPFWAKITIIIAVTWRWTGYNMIFYLSSLQNIDQSIYEAAKIDGANAFTQFFKITVPLLKPIILFTSITSTIGTLQIFDEIMNITKGGPGNATMSISQYIYNLSFKYSPDFGYAATVSYSIVILIIVLSIIQFKVAGDNKNG encoded by the coding sequence GTGAAAGCCATAAATACAGGAGACAGTCTCCAAAAGAAAAGTAATTTGACTGGATGGGCTTTTGTTTTGCTGGCTGTTATCGGGATTGTAGCATTTTACTTCTACCCGATGATTCAAGCGCTGCTCTTATCATTCAAGTCTGGCAAAGGGGCCAATCTTGAATTTTCGGGCCTTGCGAACTACAAAAGATTGTTAGTTGATACAACGTTCCGCACAGCATTATCGAACACATTCATCTACTTGATCATTCAAGTGCCTGTAATGATTATTCTCGGTTTGTTTATTTCCGTATTGCTGAATGACAGCACACTGCGCTTCCGGAGTTTCTTCCGCACAGCCATTTTCTTGCCTTGTGTAACTTCATTGGTAGCCTATTCTGTTGTATTCAAATATTTGTTTGCACCTGATGGAATGGTCAATCAATTCTTGATGGGCTTGCACATTATCGGTGATCCAATTCAATGGATCACAGACCCGTTCTGGGCTAAAATTACGATCATAATCGCCGTTACTTGGCGTTGGACCGGATATAACATGATTTTCTATCTGTCATCTCTGCAGAACATCGATCAATCGATCTATGAAGCAGCAAAAATAGACGGAGCCAATGCATTCACCCAATTTTTCAAAATTACAGTTCCTTTGCTCAAACCCATTATCCTCTTCACGTCGATCACATCAACGATTGGTACATTGCAAATCTTCGATGAGATTATGAATATTACGAAGGGTGGTCCAGGTAACGCGACCATGTCGATCTCACAGTATATCTACAACCTTTCGTTCAAGTATTCACCGGACTTTGGATATGCAGCAACGGTTTCATATTCCATTGTAATTTTGATCATTGTATTGTCCATTATCCAGTTTAAAGTGGCAGGTGATAATAAAAATGGCTAA